From Prionailurus viverrinus isolate Anna unplaced genomic scaffold, UM_Priviv_1.0 scaffold_39, whole genome shotgun sequence, one genomic window encodes:
- the ASB1 gene encoding ankyrin repeat and SOCS box protein 1 isoform X3 encodes MAEGGGPHGRAGPGPAGPNLKEWLREQFCDHPLEHCEDTRLHDAAYVGDLQTLRSLLQEDSYRSRINEKSVWCCGWLPCTPLRIAATAGHGNCVDFLIRKGAEVDLVDVKGQTALYVAVVNGHLESAQILLEAGADPNGSRHHRSTPVYHASRVGRADILKALIRYGADVDVNHHLTPDIRPPFSRRLTSLVVCPLYISAAYHNLQCFKLLLQAGANPDFNCNGPVNTQGFYRGSPGCVMDAVLRHGCEAAFVSLLVEFGANLSLVTWDSLGPESRGRRKVDPEALQVFKEARSVPRTLLNLCRVAVRRALGKYRLHLIPSLPLPDPIKKFLLYE; translated from the exons ATGGCGGAGGGCGGCGGCCCCCAcgggcgggccgggccggggcccgCAG GTCCTAATCTGAAGGAGTGGCTGAGGGAGCAGTTTTGTGACCATCCGCTGGAGCACTGTGAGGACACAAGGCTCCATGATGCAGCCTACGTGGGGGACCTCCAGACCCTCAGGAGCCTGTTGCAAGAGGACAGCTACCGGAG CCGCATCAACGAGAAGTCTGTCTGGTGCTGCGGCTGGCTGCCCTGCACACCGCTGAGGATCGCGGCCACTGCCGGCCATGGCAACTGTGTGGACTTCCTTATCCGGAAAGGGGCCGAGGTGGACCTCGTGGATGTAAAGGGACAGACCGCCCTGTACGTGGCTGTGGTGAACGGGCACCTGGAGAGCGCCCAGATCCTCCTGGAAGCCGGCGCCGACCCCAACGGAAGCCGGCACCACCGCAGCACCCCAGTCTACCACGCTTCGCGTGTGGGCAGGGCTGACATTCTGAAGGCCCTCATCAG GTACGGGGCTGACGTTGATGTCAACCACCACCTGACTCCTGACATCCGGCCCCCTTTCTCGCGGCGCCTCACCTCCCTGGTGGTCTGCCCCTTGTACATCAGCGCAGCCTACCACAACCTCCAGTGCTTCAAGCTGCTTCTCCAGGCGGGGGCGAACCCCGACTTCAACTGCAATGGCCCCGTCAACACGCAGGGCTTCTACAGGGGCTCCCCCGGCTGCGTCATGGATGCCGTCCTGCGCCACGGCTGCGAGGCCGCCTTCGTGAGCCTGCTCGTGGAGTTTGGAGCCAACCTGAGCCTGGTGACGTGGGACTCCTTGGGCCCAGAGTcgagaggcagaaggaaggtgGACCCCGAGGCACTGCAGGTCTTTAAAGAGGCCAGAA GTGTCCCCAGGACCTTGCTGAACCTGTGCCGGGTGGCTGTGAGAAGAGCTCTTGGCAAATACCGACTCCATCTGATTCCCTCGCTGCCTCTGCCGGACCCCATAAAAAAGTTTCTGCTCTACGAGTAG
- the ASB1 gene encoding ankyrin repeat and SOCS box protein 1 isoform X2, producing the protein MDHLPAPNARVRKAPRGQPLPRAGVFFSAPPPTACLGSAGPNLKEWLREQFCDHPLEHCEDTRLHDAAYVGDLQTLRSLLQEDSYRSRINEKSVWCCGWLPCTPLRIAATAGHGNCVDFLIRKGAEVDLVDVKGQTALYVAVVNGHLESAQILLEAGADPNGSRHHRSTPVYHASRVGRADILKALIRYGADVDVNHHLTPDIRPPFSRRLTSLVVCPLYISAAYHNLQCFKLLLQAGANPDFNCNGPVNTQGFYRGSPGCVMDAVLRHGCEAAFVSLLVEFGANLSLVTWDSLGPESRGRRKVDPEALQVFKEARSVPRTLLNLCRVAVRRALGKYRLHLIPSLPLPDPIKKFLLYE; encoded by the exons ATGGATCATCTCCCAGCTCCGAACGCACGGGTCAGGAAAGCCCCCAGAGGCCAGCCCCTCCCGAGGGCAGGTGTTTTTTTCTCCGCCCCGCCACCCACGGCTTGCCTGGGGAG TGCAGGTCCTAATCTGAAGGAGTGGCTGAGGGAGCAGTTTTGTGACCATCCGCTGGAGCACTGTGAGGACACAAGGCTCCATGATGCAGCCTACGTGGGGGACCTCCAGACCCTCAGGAGCCTGTTGCAAGAGGACAGCTACCGGAG CCGCATCAACGAGAAGTCTGTCTGGTGCTGCGGCTGGCTGCCCTGCACACCGCTGAGGATCGCGGCCACTGCCGGCCATGGCAACTGTGTGGACTTCCTTATCCGGAAAGGGGCCGAGGTGGACCTCGTGGATGTAAAGGGACAGACCGCCCTGTACGTGGCTGTGGTGAACGGGCACCTGGAGAGCGCCCAGATCCTCCTGGAAGCCGGCGCCGACCCCAACGGAAGCCGGCACCACCGCAGCACCCCAGTCTACCACGCTTCGCGTGTGGGCAGGGCTGACATTCTGAAGGCCCTCATCAG GTACGGGGCTGACGTTGATGTCAACCACCACCTGACTCCTGACATCCGGCCCCCTTTCTCGCGGCGCCTCACCTCCCTGGTGGTCTGCCCCTTGTACATCAGCGCAGCCTACCACAACCTCCAGTGCTTCAAGCTGCTTCTCCAGGCGGGGGCGAACCCCGACTTCAACTGCAATGGCCCCGTCAACACGCAGGGCTTCTACAGGGGCTCCCCCGGCTGCGTCATGGATGCCGTCCTGCGCCACGGCTGCGAGGCCGCCTTCGTGAGCCTGCTCGTGGAGTTTGGAGCCAACCTGAGCCTGGTGACGTGGGACTCCTTGGGCCCAGAGTcgagaggcagaaggaaggtgGACCCCGAGGCACTGCAGGTCTTTAAAGAGGCCAGAA GTGTCCCCAGGACCTTGCTGAACCTGTGCCGGGTGGCTGTGAGAAGAGCTCTTGGCAAATACCGACTCCATCTGATTCCCTCGCTGCCTCTGCCGGACCCCATAAAAAAGTTTCTGCTCTACGAGTAG
- the ASB1 gene encoding ankyrin repeat and SOCS box protein 1 isoform X1 produces the protein MDHLPAPNARVRKAPRGQPLPRAGVFFSAPPPTACLGRYITRTGPNLKEWLREQFCDHPLEHCEDTRLHDAAYVGDLQTLRSLLQEDSYRSRINEKSVWCCGWLPCTPLRIAATAGHGNCVDFLIRKGAEVDLVDVKGQTALYVAVVNGHLESAQILLEAGADPNGSRHHRSTPVYHASRVGRADILKALIRYGADVDVNHHLTPDIRPPFSRRLTSLVVCPLYISAAYHNLQCFKLLLQAGANPDFNCNGPVNTQGFYRGSPGCVMDAVLRHGCEAAFVSLLVEFGANLSLVTWDSLGPESRGRRKVDPEALQVFKEARSVPRTLLNLCRVAVRRALGKYRLHLIPSLPLPDPIKKFLLYE, from the exons ATGGATCATCTCCCAGCTCCGAACGCACGGGTCAGGAAAGCCCCCAGAGGCCAGCCCCTCCCGAGGGCAGGTGTTTTTTTCTCCGCCCCGCCACCCACGGCTTGCCTGGGGAGGTACATCACACGCACAG GTCCTAATCTGAAGGAGTGGCTGAGGGAGCAGTTTTGTGACCATCCGCTGGAGCACTGTGAGGACACAAGGCTCCATGATGCAGCCTACGTGGGGGACCTCCAGACCCTCAGGAGCCTGTTGCAAGAGGACAGCTACCGGAG CCGCATCAACGAGAAGTCTGTCTGGTGCTGCGGCTGGCTGCCCTGCACACCGCTGAGGATCGCGGCCACTGCCGGCCATGGCAACTGTGTGGACTTCCTTATCCGGAAAGGGGCCGAGGTGGACCTCGTGGATGTAAAGGGACAGACCGCCCTGTACGTGGCTGTGGTGAACGGGCACCTGGAGAGCGCCCAGATCCTCCTGGAAGCCGGCGCCGACCCCAACGGAAGCCGGCACCACCGCAGCACCCCAGTCTACCACGCTTCGCGTGTGGGCAGGGCTGACATTCTGAAGGCCCTCATCAG GTACGGGGCTGACGTTGATGTCAACCACCACCTGACTCCTGACATCCGGCCCCCTTTCTCGCGGCGCCTCACCTCCCTGGTGGTCTGCCCCTTGTACATCAGCGCAGCCTACCACAACCTCCAGTGCTTCAAGCTGCTTCTCCAGGCGGGGGCGAACCCCGACTTCAACTGCAATGGCCCCGTCAACACGCAGGGCTTCTACAGGGGCTCCCCCGGCTGCGTCATGGATGCCGTCCTGCGCCACGGCTGCGAGGCCGCCTTCGTGAGCCTGCTCGTGGAGTTTGGAGCCAACCTGAGCCTGGTGACGTGGGACTCCTTGGGCCCAGAGTcgagaggcagaaggaaggtgGACCCCGAGGCACTGCAGGTCTTTAAAGAGGCCAGAA GTGTCCCCAGGACCTTGCTGAACCTGTGCCGGGTGGCTGTGAGAAGAGCTCTTGGCAAATACCGACTCCATCTGATTCCCTCGCTGCCTCTGCCGGACCCCATAAAAAAGTTTCTGCTCTACGAGTAG